A portion of the Blautia hansenii DSM 20583 genome contains these proteins:
- the galT gene encoding UDP-glucose--hexose-1-phosphate uridylyltransferase has protein sequence MLNKDIRDLVQYGMEAGLVPACEKNYTINLLLDLFHEDDYEEPTEACNTDLEEILKNLLDEAVKRNIIEDSIGYRDLFDTKIMNCLMPRPSQVQEKFWKEYEKSPETATDYFYKLSQDSDYIRRYRIKKDQKWTVESPYGTIDITINLSKPEKDPKAIAAAKNAKASAYPKCQLCMENEGYAGRLNHPARENHRIIPITINESQWGFQYSPYVYYNEHCIVFNGQHVPMKIERNTFVKLFDFIKLFPHYFLGSNADLPIVGGSILSHDHFQGGHYTFAMAKAPMEETVTIPGYEDVEAGIVKWPLSVLRIRSKDEKRLIDLASHVLDAWRGYTDEAALVFAETDGEPHNTITPIARKKGDMYELDLTLRNNVTTEEHPLGVYHPHAEYHHIKKENIGLIEVMGLAVLPARLKEEMELLAEYLVEGKNPAENEVLEKHAAWVAEFAPKYEKITKENVMDILHEEVGQVFVHVLEDAGVYKCTEEGREAFRRFLAVL, from the coding sequence ATGTTAAATAAAGACATCAGAGACTTAGTACAGTACGGTATGGAAGCAGGCCTTGTTCCTGCATGTGAAAAAAATTATACAATTAATTTACTGCTTGATTTATTTCATGAAGATGATTATGAAGAGCCAACAGAAGCATGTAATACCGATTTAGAAGAGATTTTAAAAAATCTTTTAGATGAAGCGGTGAAAAGAAATATTATAGAAGACAGCATCGGATACAGGGATTTATTTGATACAAAAATTATGAATTGTTTAATGCCTCGTCCTTCTCAGGTGCAGGAAAAATTCTGGAAAGAATACGAAAAAAGTCCGGAAACAGCTACTGATTATTTCTATAAATTAAGTCAGGACAGCGACTATATTCGCCGCTATCGCATTAAAAAGGACCAGAAATGGACAGTGGAAAGCCCTTATGGAACCATTGATATTACCATTAACCTTTCCAAACCGGAAAAAGACCCGAAAGCCATTGCAGCTGCAAAAAATGCAAAAGCAAGCGCTTATCCGAAATGCCAGCTTTGCATGGAAAATGAGGGATATGCCGGAAGATTGAACCATCCTGCAAGAGAAAACCACAGAATTATTCCGATTACAATCAATGAAAGCCAGTGGGGATTTCAGTATTCTCCTTATGTTTATTATAATGAACACTGTATCGTATTTAACGGACAGCATGTACCAATGAAAATTGAAAGAAATACTTTTGTGAAGCTTTTTGATTTTATTAAGCTGTTTCCGCATTATTTCCTTGGCTCTAATGCGGACCTTCCAATCGTAGGCGGTTCTATTTTAAGTCATGACCATTTCCAAGGCGGTCACTATACTTTTGCAATGGCAAAAGCTCCAATGGAAGAAACGGTCACTATTCCGGGATATGAAGATGTAGAAGCAGGTATTGTAAAATGGCCGTTATCTGTGCTTAGAATTCGCAGTAAGGATGAGAAGCGCCTCATTGATTTGGCAAGTCATGTTTTGGACGCATGGAGAGGATATACAGACGAGGCTGCATTAGTTTTTGCAGAAACAGACGGAGAACCACATAATACAATCACACCGATTGCCAGAAAAAAAGGCGATATGTATGAATTGGATTTAACACTGAGAAATAATGTTACAACAGAGGAGCATCCATTAGGCGTATATCATCCTCATGCAGAATATCACCATATTAAAAAAGAAAATATCGGTTTGATTGAGGTTATGGGATTGGCAGTGCTTCCTGCACGCTTAAAAGAAGAAATGGAGCTTTTGGCAGAATATCTTGTGGAAGGTAAAAATCCTGCTGAAAACGAAGTTTTGGAAAAACATGCGGCATGGGTAGCAGAATTTGCGCCAAAATACGAAAAGATTACAAAGGAAAATGTAATGGACATTCTTCATGAAGAGGTTGGACAGGTGTTTGTTCATGTGTTGGAGGATGCCGGTGTATACAAATGTACAGAAGAAGGAAGAGAAGCGTTCAGACGTTTTCTGGCTGTATTATAA
- a CDS encoding DUF6449 domain-containing protein has product MTSRNYLFNSIKENIRRNFYLLILITLGFLAIFPLKTIMALDRAKAIIPMENEMNPVKMEFLNCIGMENNMATIFIGVIAVLLGVIGFCYLYSGEKTDFYHSLPLKREELFVIPFFSGFFMFFVPYLLSVGITYLIGIGYHGVSAQSGVQTIVAIGMNILFFLELYVFAILAILLTGNLFTGILAFTGFMSYGWIVYGAYHYMNNMFFDTLAQFQEPGITKYLSPVISHLDALDLWAAEIGSIRGYVIYAVVLIAVVLAVDVCIYKIRPSESFHKSVAFQKLQPMIKVCAVLPISVLISLFFSAGMEHEFLWLCVSVILVSIVLSCVFEFLFTMDIRKCIRPQISTGVILAVLAVVLAGYKMDILGVDEYLPEKDDVETMSVYFTSINERANYPMKYPVGADEQMERNQTKDFDAIYEMAKLGVNYYKDHDKQSVDIAPAFLRTQSTWALTEEDESVMVSVYIRYHLKNGRTVNRAYYLPESKEILALASDIYDNWDYKKTMLPTSYVSEQDIEYLYVKDIFDKRLQLNATEDVIDNIYKTYKGELESMTLEQSSKDRILGYLSVEEKIEENYNQTTDFPIYESFTKTRELLENAGQPLKELSSDDILSITCYGTRSNGEYVEEVITDKAEIEEILPSLTYEMGHYGLGSKVSYELNFNILFEDRGTQMQNNLYMMEGEAFNSLLEKLNID; this is encoded by the coding sequence ATGACATCAAGAAATTATTTATTTAACAGTATAAAGGAAAATATTCGGAGAAATTTTTATTTGCTTATTCTTATAACGTTGGGATTTCTTGCAATATTTCCGTTAAAAACAATTATGGCATTAGACAGGGCAAAAGCAATTATTCCTATGGAGAATGAAATGAATCCGGTGAAGATGGAATTTTTAAACTGCATCGGAATGGAGAATAATATGGCGACGATTTTTATCGGAGTGATTGCTGTTTTATTAGGCGTTATAGGTTTCTGTTATTTGTATTCCGGTGAAAAAACAGATTTTTATCACAGTCTCCCTTTAAAAAGAGAAGAGCTTTTTGTTATTCCTTTTTTCAGCGGCTTTTTCATGTTTTTTGTACCGTATTTATTGAGTGTAGGCATCACTTACTTAATTGGCATCGGCTATCATGGAGTCAGCGCTCAAAGTGGAGTTCAGACGATTGTTGCAATTGGAATGAATATTTTGTTTTTCCTTGAATTGTATGTGTTTGCAATTTTGGCTATACTGCTGACAGGGAATTTATTTACAGGTATTCTTGCTTTTACGGGATTTATGTCTTACGGCTGGATTGTATACGGGGCATATCACTATATGAACAATATGTTTTTTGATACTTTAGCACAGTTTCAAGAACCAGGGATTACAAAATATTTAAGTCCTGTTATTTCACACTTAGATGCACTGGATCTTTGGGCTGCAGAAATAGGCAGTATAAGAGGGTATGTGATTTATGCAGTAGTTTTAATTGCTGTGGTTTTAGCAGTAGATGTGTGTATTTATAAAATACGACCGTCCGAGAGCTTTCATAAATCCGTAGCTTTCCAGAAGCTTCAGCCGATGATTAAGGTTTGTGCAGTGCTGCCGATTTCTGTTTTAATTTCTCTGTTTTTTAGTGCGGGTATGGAGCATGAATTTTTGTGGCTGTGCGTATCTGTGATTTTAGTGTCAATTGTTTTATCTTGTGTATTTGAATTTTTATTTACTATGGATATTCGTAAATGTATTCGGCCCCAAATATCAACCGGTGTGATTTTAGCTGTCTTGGCAGTGGTTTTAGCCGGATATAAAATGGATATTTTAGGTGTGGATGAATACTTGCCGGAAAAAGATGATGTGGAGACTATGTCTGTTTATTTTACTAGTATCAATGAAAGAGCAAATTATCCGATGAAATATCCGGTGGGAGCAGATGAACAGATGGAGAGAAATCAGACAAAAGATTTTGATGCTATATATGAAATGGCAAAGCTTGGTGTAAATTATTATAAGGATCATGATAAGCAAAGTGTTGATATAGCTCCGGCTTTTCTTCGGACTCAAAGCACATGGGCTCTTACAGAAGAGGATGAAAGCGTTATGGTATCTGTATACATCCGCTATCACTTAAAAAACGGAAGAACCGTAAACAGAGCTTATTACTTGCCGGAAAGCAAAGAAATTTTAGCCTTGGCCTCTGATATTTATGATAACTGGGATTATAAAAAAACAATGCTGCCTACTAGCTATGTATCAGAACAGGATATAGAATACTTATATGTAAAAGATATTTTTGATAAAAGACTTCAGCTTAATGCAACAGAAGACGTTATAGATAATATTTATAAAACCTATAAAGGAGAGTTGGAAAGTATGACTTTGGAACAAAGCTCCAAAGACAGAATTCTAGGCTATCTATCCGTAGAAGAAAAAATTGAGGAAAATTATAATCAGACAACGGATTTTCCGATTTATGAAAGTTTTACAAAGACAAGAGAGCTTCTGGAAAATGCAGGACAGCCTTTAAAAGAGCTTTCATCAGATGACATTCTGAGTATTACTTGCTATGGAACAAGAAGCAATGGCGAATATGTAGAAGAAGTAATTACAGACAAGGCAGAGATTGAAGAAATTCTTCCAAGCCTTACTTATGAAATGGGGCATTATGGATTGGGAAGCAAGGTGAGCTATGAGCTTAATTTTAACATTCTGTTTGAAGACAGAGGAACTCAGATGCAGAACAATTTATACATGATGGAAGGAGAAGCTTTCAACAGTCTTTTAGAAAAACTGAATATTGACTAA
- a CDS encoding ABC transporter ATP-binding protein, protein MIKTEKLSKSFGSLQAVNEVSLKISDNSIFGLAGTNGAGKSTLLRMLAGVLKQDSGTIFIDNKPVYENPTIKEEIFFLPDVAYFFQNATMKEMVQYYAMYYRKYDRERFHKLASNLGLDEKRKISTFSKGMKRQAALILGICSGTKYLFCDETFDGLDPVMRQAAKSILAYEVSEREFTPIIASHNLRELEDICDHVGLLHKGGVLLSKDVEDMKLHIHKVQCVIPDEKAEEELLQELDVMQYEKRLSLLTMVVKGEREEIMRKINNRKPLFAEAIPLTLEEIFISETEVAGYDIKKLFI, encoded by the coding sequence ATGATTAAAACAGAAAAACTGTCCAAATCCTTTGGTTCTTTACAGGCAGTGAACGAAGTATCTTTAAAAATTTCGGATAACAGTATTTTCGGACTGGCAGGAACCAACGGCGCAGGAAAAAGTACACTCTTGCGTATGCTGGCAGGAGTTTTAAAACAAGACAGCGGAACAATATTTATAGATAATAAACCGGTGTACGAAAATCCTACTATAAAGGAAGAAATTTTCTTTTTGCCGGATGTAGCTTATTTTTTTCAAAATGCAACCATGAAAGAAATGGTTCAGTATTATGCCATGTACTATCGAAAATATGATAGAGAGCGTTTTCATAAGCTGGCTTCTAATCTGGGCTTAGATGAAAAAAGAAAAATCAGCACTTTTTCAAAGGGAATGAAACGTCAGGCTGCATTGATACTGGGAATTTGTTCAGGTACAAAATATTTGTTTTGTGATGAGACTTTTGACGGTTTAGATCCGGTTATGCGTCAGGCTGCAAAGAGCATTTTAGCCTATGAGGTTTCCGAAAGAGAATTTACACCGATTATTGCTTCTCATAATCTGCGTGAGCTGGAAGATATTTGTGACCACGTAGGGTTGCTGCATAAAGGCGGTGTTCTTCTGTCAAAAGACGTAGAAGATATGAAGCTGCATATTCATAAAGTACAGTGTGTTATACCGGATGAGAAAGCAGAAGAAGAGCTTTTGCAAGAGTTGGATGTGATGCAGTATGAGAAACGGCTTTCTCTTTTGACCATGGTGGTAAAAGGGGAACGAGAAGAAATTATGAGGAAAATCAATAACAGAAAACCATTGTTTGCAGAGGCAATTCCATTAACCCTAGAAGAAATCTTTATCAGCGAAACGGAGGTGGCAGGATATGACATCAAGAAATTATTTATTTAA
- a CDS encoding galactokinase produces MEKQLLKKFQELYGEGGDIRSYFSPGRVNLIGEHTDYNGGHVFPCALTIGTYGVARKREDRKIRFYSENFSRLGVFETSLDDLVYREEANWTNYPKGVIWTFKEKGYVADTGFDMVMYGNIPNGSGLSSSASVELLMGVILVDLFGFEGLSMIDLALYGQYAENKFNGMNCGIMDQFAIAMGKENHAIFLDTGNLHYEYAPIQMDGAKIVIAASNKKRKLTDSKYNERRAECEEALADIQKHENIQALGELTEEKFEEVKAFIANPICRKRAKHAVYENQRTIQAVKALKENDLETFGKLMNQSHISLRDDYEVTGKELDTLVEAAWKQDGVIGSRMTGAGFGGCTVSIVKEDKIDSFIQNVGEIYEKEIGYAADFYVVEIGDGSRRIQ; encoded by the coding sequence ATGGAGAAACAACTATTAAAAAAATTTCAGGAGCTTTATGGAGAGGGAGGAGATATTCGAAGCTATTTTTCTCCGGGACGTGTAAATCTTATCGGGGAGCATACGGATTATAACGGAGGACATGTTTTTCCATGTGCTTTGACAATCGGAACTTACGGCGTGGCAAGAAAGAGAGAGGATAGAAAAATCCGCTTCTATTCTGAGAATTTCAGCCGTTTAGGCGTTTTTGAAACAAGTTTGGATGATTTGGTATACCGAGAAGAAGCCAACTGGACAAACTATCCAAAGGGAGTTATCTGGACCTTTAAAGAAAAAGGCTATGTGGCAGATACCGGTTTTGACATGGTTATGTATGGAAATATTCCAAACGGTTCCGGATTATCTTCTTCTGCTTCCGTAGAGCTGTTGATGGGTGTTATATTAGTAGACCTTTTTGGCTTTGAAGGACTTTCCATGATTGATTTGGCTCTGTACGGACAGTATGCAGAAAATAAATTTAACGGTATGAATTGTGGAATTATGGACCAGTTTGCCATTGCCATGGGAAAAGAAAATCACGCTATTTTCTTAGATACCGGAAATCTGCATTATGAATATGCGCCAATTCAGATGGATGGGGCAAAAATTGTCATTGCAGCCAGCAATAAAAAGAGAAAACTGACAGACTCAAAATATAACGAAAGACGTGCGGAGTGTGAGGAAGCGCTGGCAGACATTCAGAAACACGAGAATATTCAGGCGCTTGGCGAACTGACAGAAGAAAAATTTGAAGAAGTGAAAGCTTTTATCGCAAATCCAATATGCCGTAAAAGAGCAAAGCACGCAGTATATGAAAACCAGAGAACCATTCAGGCAGTAAAAGCATTGAAAGAAAATGATTTGGAAACTTTTGGAAAGCTTATGAACCAATCACATATTTCTCTTCGTGACGATTACGAAGTGACAGGAAAAGAGCTGGATACCCTTGTGGAAGCTGCTTGGAAACAGGATGGAGTAATCGGCTCCCGCATGACAGGTGCAGGCTTTGGCGGTTGCACAGTCAGCATTGTAAAAGAAGATAAAATTGACTCCTTTATTCAGAATGTGGGAGAAATTTATGAAAAAGAGATTGGTTATGCAGCAGATTTTTATGTAGTAGAAATCGGTGACGGTTCCAGAAGAATTCAGTAA
- a CDS encoding Uma2 family endonuclease, with translation MAIPQKQIYTEIDYYTLPEDVRAELIDGQIYYQAAPSRIHQKILGKIHQKIANYIDLKAGLCEVYPSPFAVKLWEERTTIVEPDISVICDPNKLTERGCTGAPDWIIEIISPGNSSHDYVRKLNLYAGAGVREYWIVNPINRTVLVYYLEESKFEVSSYTFQDKIKVNIYDDFWINFMEINP, from the coding sequence ATGGCAATACCACAAAAACAGATTTACACAGAAATTGATTATTACACTCTTCCTGAAGATGTACGAGCCGAACTGATAGACGGTCAGATTTATTACCAGGCTGCTCCCAGCCGTATCCATCAAAAAATCTTAGGAAAAATCCATCAAAAAATTGCAAATTATATTGATTTAAAAGCCGGATTATGCGAAGTTTATCCCTCTCCGTTTGCAGTTAAATTATGGGAAGAAAGAACGACCATTGTTGAGCCAGATATAAGCGTTATCTGTGACCCTAACAAACTGACAGAAAGAGGCTGCACCGGAGCGCCTGACTGGATTATCGAAATTATTTCTCCGGGAAACTCCAGCCATGACTATGTCAGAAAGCTAAACCTTTATGCTGGTGCAGGAGTTCGGGAATATTGGATTGTAAATCCTATAAATCGCACTGTACTTGTGTATTACTTAGAAGAAAGCAAATTTGAAGTATCTTCCTATACCTTCCAGGACAAAATAAAAGTCAATATTTACGATGATTTCTGGATTAACTTCATGGAAATCAACCCATAA
- a CDS encoding ArsR/SmtB family transcription factor: protein MSRRLNLEDEKELMALGKALSSEIRIRILELLQKEPLCVNEIAEILEIPPSSAALHVRVLQEANLIRTELKPGIRGSMKLCILQETSILLHLEKRETKKREEIISMPVGNYVDYKITPTCGMVNEEEYIDGEDEPRCFYDPRRTTAKLVWFSSGYLEYRFPNAGLQREDAKGMEFSAELCSETADYNLDCPSDITLWINGIEAGTWTCPSDFGGRRGKLNPDWWEDKNTQYGNLKTWRIDETGTYLDEELISNKRIKEYSLAEGDYISVRIGIKEDAPHVGGVNIFGSCFGDYPQDLVMKLKY from the coding sequence ATGAGCAGACGATTGAATTTAGAGGATGAAAAAGAACTGATGGCACTTGGAAAAGCCCTTTCTTCTGAGATTAGAATTCGCATTTTAGAGCTTTTGCAAAAAGAACCTCTCTGTGTAAATGAAATTGCAGAAATATTGGAAATACCTCCGTCTTCCGCAGCGCTGCACGTGCGGGTGCTTCAGGAAGCGAACCTAATTCGTACAGAACTAAAGCCGGGAATTCGTGGTTCTATGAAGCTTTGTATTCTTCAGGAAACCAGCATTTTACTGCATTTGGAAAAAAGGGAAACGAAAAAAAGAGAAGAAATTATTTCTATGCCCGTAGGAAATTATGTGGATTATAAAATTACACCTACCTGCGGGATGGTAAACGAGGAGGAATATATTGACGGGGAGGATGAGCCCAGATGCTTTTATGACCCCAGAAGGACGACTGCAAAGCTGGTGTGGTTTTCTTCCGGTTATTTGGAATATCGTTTTCCAAATGCAGGATTGCAAAGAGAAGATGCCAAAGGAATGGAATTTTCCGCAGAATTGTGTTCGGAAACCGCAGATTACAATTTAGACTGTCCTTCTGATATTACCTTATGGATTAACGGCATAGAAGCAGGTACTTGGACCTGCCCTTCCGATTTTGGAGGCAGACGGGGGAAATTAAATCCGGATTGGTGGGAAGATAAAAACACTCAGTACGGAAATTTAAAAACATGGCGTATCGACGAAACAGGGACGTATTTAGATGAAGAATTGATTAGTAACAAAAGGATTAAAGAATATTCTCTGGCAGAGGGAGATTATATTTCGGTGCGAATAGGAATTAAGGAAGACGCTCCTCATGTGGGTGGTGTAAACATTTTCGGAAGCTGCTTTGGGGATTATCCGCAGGACTTAGTAATGAAATTAAAATATTAG
- a CDS encoding pPIWI_RE module domain-containing protein: MKENKLQLHAMEVRREALKEHKIYIYRMPSHLKDFLGKVKPIKEYDWTGTVIKKVVILNFPGVLFAFGKVYQISGNDNIWFVSMEEINVELLKIRTIEWIKKSYEDNFNEKFPYDLDGDWGKCECVSMDTLYRYEALMYGLLPKYYGYRLTQKPIRMDTLGCELNFTLVMTDGTDTELITSPIFLGRKNQEAFISENIEEIVTDEETYYTDQPFSYYLDIRLKKCIDEEYYTLHTTLHTRIWTGYSIINKNTGKNYLSGKQSTKVYLCRDSKYYNHVQPVYFEIDVKRGKKEKAWWCDCADSCFLELEQIDIQEILEQNQAVRNFEMNGHALIITKFLKNYVSRGAGLPERKEMWERITECFPELTPRQPLNEIHIIGKTILTTAKEVEDEEGISEELQFPNIAINKKGYLYNGNCNRIIFYVASNNPVIQSAFQEMLQSLLRVSFSNHNIVQINGKEVQIVFVKNQFSGMLPCINRKTHEKEREEELRKIFGDDKRNTLKLAAIDMLDFRLKKYSNLKDIDPKYFIRNKLAKMGVMTQFIDGSVVDGMEKETVYRNKDFLSRLKNTVEDLVFAGGFYSPLMYEDKKYFIHEMDCIVGFGRISDLNNGKIFGMTLIKDGAMFIRLYNDEERWFSIPEMCQRLDRELLKKVNFIGCKASVLADGIKQWFLRTINELTCIHKKVVCFIDCASRNQLKLAKNADFKKCMETELFIHKENLTLIRFNTTDEVPSAHTLDDKKPYNRISGVYQSEYRRNTFYLVHKRSDIKAPKASLTKLMLPSKPLYLQTVAEIDIVTSQETLFSYYAELTFDLMSMPLTASPQTLTPLPLYLLKRLTEYIIAENGKDMTRQELEENEATQERRSYNKREFMGKIKRRF; the protein is encoded by the coding sequence ATGAAAGAAAACAAATTACAATTGCATGCGATGGAAGTACGAAGAGAAGCTTTAAAAGAACACAAAATCTATATTTACCGGATGCCTTCTCATCTAAAAGATTTTTTAGGGAAAGTAAAACCAATAAAGGAATATGATTGGACAGGAACAGTAATCAAGAAAGTTGTTATTTTAAATTTCCCCGGTGTTTTATTTGCGTTTGGAAAAGTATATCAAATTTCCGGCAACGATAATATTTGGTTCGTAAGCATGGAAGAAATCAACGTGGAGCTTTTGAAAATCCGAACCATAGAATGGATTAAAAAAAGCTACGAAGATAATTTCAACGAAAAATTTCCTTATGATTTAGATGGAGACTGGGGAAAATGTGAATGTGTGTCTATGGATACTTTGTATAGGTATGAGGCGCTCATGTACGGATTATTACCAAAATATTATGGGTATCGGCTGACACAAAAACCAATACGTATGGATACTTTGGGTTGTGAGCTGAATTTTACACTGGTTATGACAGATGGAACTGATACAGAATTAATAACGTCGCCTATTTTTTTAGGAAGGAAAAACCAAGAAGCATTTATTTCGGAAAATATTGAGGAGATTGTGACAGATGAGGAAACATATTATACAGATCAGCCTTTTTCCTACTATTTGGATATAAGGCTTAAAAAGTGTATTGATGAGGAATATTATACTCTTCACACAACTTTACATACCAGAATATGGACGGGTTATTCTATTATTAACAAAAATACGGGAAAAAACTATTTATCCGGAAAACAAAGCACAAAAGTATATCTTTGTAGGGACAGTAAATATTATAATCATGTGCAGCCGGTTTATTTTGAAATTGATGTGAAACGTGGGAAGAAAGAAAAGGCCTGGTGGTGTGATTGTGCGGATAGCTGTTTTTTAGAACTTGAGCAGATTGATATCCAAGAAATATTGGAACAAAATCAAGCTGTCAGAAATTTTGAAATGAACGGTCATGCACTTATTATCACGAAGTTTTTAAAAAATTATGTAAGCAGAGGTGCAGGTTTACCGGAGCGAAAAGAAATGTGGGAGCGAATAACAGAATGTTTTCCAGAACTAACCCCACGTCAACCTCTTAATGAAATACACATAATAGGGAAAACCATTTTAACTACTGCAAAAGAAGTAGAAGATGAAGAAGGAATTAGTGAGGAATTACAGTTTCCGAATATAGCAATCAATAAAAAAGGATATTTGTATAACGGGAATTGTAATAGAATTATTTTTTATGTGGCATCAAATAATCCTGTTATTCAAAGTGCTTTTCAAGAGATGCTTCAGAGTTTGCTAAGAGTTTCTTTTTCAAATCATAATATAGTTCAGATTAATGGAAAAGAAGTTCAGATTGTCTTTGTAAAAAACCAATTTTCCGGAATGCTCCCCTGTATAAACAGAAAAACGCATGAGAAAGAAAGAGAAGAAGAATTAAGAAAAATATTTGGTGATGATAAGAGAAACACTTTAAAATTGGCAGCTATTGATATGCTTGATTTTCGTTTGAAAAAATATAGTAATTTGAAAGATATCGATCCAAAATATTTTATTCGGAATAAATTAGCAAAAATGGGAGTAATGACACAATTCATAGACGGCTCTGTTGTAGACGGGATGGAGAAGGAAACGGTTTATAGAAATAAAGACTTTCTTTCCAGATTGAAAAATACCGTAGAGGATCTTGTTTTTGCGGGCGGGTTTTATTCGCCGCTCATGTATGAGGATAAGAAATATTTCATACATGAAATGGATTGCATAGTTGGATTTGGAAGAATATCAGATTTAAACAATGGTAAGATATTTGGAATGACGTTAATTAAAGACGGAGCTATGTTTATAAGACTTTATAATGATGAAGAACGATGGTTTTCTATACCTGAGATGTGTCAAAGACTTGATAGAGAACTTTTGAAAAAAGTAAATTTTATAGGCTGTAAGGCTAGTGTTTTAGCGGATGGGATTAAGCAATGGTTTTTAAGAACTATTAATGAGCTTACATGTATTCATAAAAAAGTTGTTTGCTTTATTGATTGTGCAAGCAGAAATCAATTAAAACTAGCTAAAAATGCTGATTTTAAGAAATGTATGGAAACAGAGCTTTTTATTCATAAAGAAAACTTAACATTAATTCGCTTTAATACAACGGATGAGGTACCGAGCGCCCATACTTTAGACGATAAGAAGCCTTATAACCGGATTAGTGGTGTATATCAGAGTGAATACAGAAGAAATACGTTCTATCTGGTACATAAAAGGTCGGATATAAAGGCTCCAAAAGCTTCTTTGACAAAACTAATGCTTCCTTCAAAACCACTTTATCTTCAGACAGTGGCAGAGATTGATATTGTAACATCACAGGAAACTTTGTTTTCATATTATGCAGAGTTAACCTTTGATTTAATGAGTATGCCGCTTACTGCATCACCGCAGACGCTTACCCCATTGCCACTATATTTATTAAAAAGACTTACAGAATATATTATTGCAGAGAATGGGAAAGACATGACAAGGCAAGAGCTGGAAGAAAATGAAGCAACACAAGAAAGGCGGTCATACAATAAAAGAGAATTTATGGGTAAAATAAAGAGGCGATTTTAG
- a CDS encoding GntR family transcriptional regulator, which translates to MIVIDYRDRKPIYEQIVEKFQMLIIKGVLEPDTQIPSVRSLATELSINPNTIQKAYSLLEQQGFIYPVKGRGNFVSGNQALVEQRKNVFLQKLKILIKEGKEIGISKEECVEKTAEFYEEVKV; encoded by the coding sequence TTGATTGTTATTGATTACCGAGATCGGAAACCCATATATGAACAAATTGTGGAAAAATTTCAAATGTTGATTATTAAAGGAGTTTTGGAGCCGGACACACAGATACCGTCTGTAAGAAGCCTGGCTACGGAGCTGTCCATCAATCCCAATACCATACAAAAGGCATATTCTCTTTTGGAACAGCAGGGATTTATCTATCCTGTAAAAGGCAGAGGAAACTTTGTTTCAGGAAATCAGGCATTGGTAGAACAGCGAAAAAATGTTTTCTTACAGAAGCTGAAAATACTGATAAAAGAAGGAAAAGAGATTGGAATTTCAAAAGAAGAGTGTGTGGAAAAGACAGCGGAATTTTACGAGGAGGTTAAAGTATGA